A DNA window from Microcystis aeruginosa NIES-843 contains the following coding sequences:
- a CDS encoding NAD(P)/FAD-dependent oxidoreductase, translated as MDYDVVIIGGGPAGGHCGRLLSEKGYRVLLVEQHSSWQDNNFSSAASPLEILEQFNLPETVVARFWKNIEIISTSIHHFWSSPQPLGVVFDFAKLREFLAAEVLRWGGEVRLGCRYLKYQQMEDKLTVFLKSKGEEIETVNTRLLVDATGYARAVMYKHRREKPNFLKAVGIEYLIAVPELDYQKYQDNLVFFLGHKWSPKGYSWIFPMDNQQLKIGAAWLEGEHPYISEVKPLKSYITQIIQTYMNLSKYEIIDIHGSILEYSLNLQDIYYQEPNIIAIGDAVSTVNFLGGEGIRYAMKGAEIACQYMEEYLQGKSSSFAPYQQRMQEYFQPKWNLSARLSRKVYLEYSDARIDQGVSYLKYLATQDIIDVLFYYKFEKYTKGLGGFLLGKLRQWWHRIFPSQKPE; from the coding sequence ATGGATTATGATGTCGTAATTATTGGGGGTGGACCGGCGGGAGGTCACTGTGGTAGATTATTAAGTGAAAAAGGTTATCGTGTTCTTTTAGTGGAACAACATTCTAGTTGGCAAGATAATAACTTTTCTAGTGCCGCTTCTCCCCTAGAAATTTTAGAACAATTCAATCTCCCCGAAACCGTAGTGGCTAGGTTTTGGAAAAATATCGAAATTATCTCCACTAGCATACATCATTTTTGGTCATCACCGCAACCTTTAGGGGTAGTTTTTGATTTTGCCAAATTGCGAGAGTTTTTAGCGGCGGAAGTGCTGCGTTGGGGGGGAGAAGTTCGTTTAGGTTGTCGTTATCTGAAATATCAACAGATGGAGGATAAGCTAACTGTTTTCTTGAAATCAAAAGGCGAGGAAATCGAAACAGTTAATACTCGTTTATTGGTTGATGCCACGGGATACGCTAGAGCAGTTATGTATAAACACAGACGAGAAAAACCTAATTTTTTAAAAGCAGTGGGCATTGAATATTTAATTGCTGTGCCAGAATTAGATTATCAAAAGTATCAAGATAATTTAGTTTTTTTTCTCGGTCATAAATGGAGTCCTAAAGGTTATAGTTGGATTTTTCCTATGGATAATCAGCAATTAAAAATAGGAGCTGCTTGGTTAGAGGGAGAACATCCTTATATTTCTGAAGTTAAGCCTTTAAAAAGTTATATTACACAAATTATTCAAACCTACATGAATCTCTCTAAATATGAGATAATCGACATCCATGGTTCTATTTTAGAATATTCGCTCAATCTGCAAGATATTTATTATCAAGAACCGAATATTATAGCGATTGGTGATGCTGTTTCTACGGTTAACTTTTTAGGAGGGGAAGGTATTCGCTATGCTATGAAAGGAGCCGAAATTGCTTGTCAATACATGGAAGAATATTTACAGGGAAAATCGAGTAGTTTTGCCCCTTATCAACAGAGGATGCAAGAATATTTTCAACCCAAATGGAATTTATCTGCTCGCCTCAGTCGCAAAGTTTATTTAGAATATAGTGATGCGCGTATCGATCAAGGAGTATCCTATCTCAAGTATCTTGCCACCCAGGATATAATCGACGTTTTATTTTACTACAAATTTGAAAAATACACAAAAGGTTTAGGAGGATTTCTGCTGGGGAAATTACGTCAATGGTGGCACCGAATTTTCCCTAGTCAAAAACCTGAGTAA
- a CDS encoding ABC transporter ATP-binding protein — protein sequence MKSRSSYWNLIPYLRPQTQTIILAFICTIGFTVFWPILAWLAGQMARYIGEGNVQALATLSGVGAVVFLLRGMSQYGQDSLMAKASLKIALELRKKVYAHLQTLGLNYFETAKTGDLSYRLTEDIDRIGEVINKFFHDFIPSALQLIVVFAYMFIVNWQLTIAVIIIAPLLGVLVGFFGEKLLQYARRAQAKISNLSALLTEVFSGIRVVQAFAAEDYQTELFAQEAEENRRAQYLSESTKALQYVVVGFLQALGVIFLFFLAGWQISQKNLTGIDFVSYVAAVAMLIDPIAHITSNYNQFKQGQASMDRIFELLAILPTITEKPNAINLQPHSKEVEYCQVNFSYNEDRQVLKNINFTAHAGETIALVGASGAGKTTLVNLLLRFYDPTAGKILIDGVDIRDVTLKSLRRQIGVVLQENILFSGTIAQNIAFGQGDFNLQEVEKAAKIANAHQFISELSQGYYTYVGERGVNLSGGQRQRIAIARAVLSNPRILILDEATSALDSESEALVQEALERIMTERTVFVIAHRLATVRKANRILVLEKGEIIEVGNHEELLNLNGRYAQFHARQFQD from the coding sequence TTGAAATCTCGCTCTAGTTATTGGAACCTCATTCCCTATCTCCGTCCCCAAACCCAAACAATTATTTTGGCGTTCATCTGTACGATCGGATTTACGGTATTTTGGCCGATTTTAGCTTGGTTAGCCGGACAAATGGCCAGATATATCGGTGAGGGAAATGTGCAAGCATTGGCGACACTTTCGGGGGTGGGGGCAGTGGTTTTTTTACTGCGGGGAATGTCTCAGTATGGGCAAGATTCCCTGATGGCAAAAGCTTCTTTAAAAATTGCTCTCGAATTAAGAAAAAAAGTTTATGCACACCTGCAAACCCTCGGTTTAAATTACTTTGAAACTGCCAAAACTGGTGATTTATCCTATCGTTTAACGGAAGATATTGATCGCATTGGGGAAGTAATTAACAAATTTTTCCATGATTTTATCCCCTCAGCCTTACAGTTAATTGTCGTCTTTGCCTATATGTTTATTGTTAACTGGCAATTGACGATCGCTGTCATTATTATCGCTCCTTTGTTGGGAGTTTTGGTGGGATTTTTTGGTGAAAAATTATTACAATATGCTCGTCGCGCCCAAGCAAAAATATCTAATCTTTCTGCGTTATTAACCGAAGTTTTTAGCGGTATTCGTGTGGTGCAAGCTTTCGCTGCTGAAGATTATCAAACCGAGCTTTTTGCCCAAGAAGCGGAGGAAAATCGCCGCGCTCAATACCTATCAGAATCCACCAAAGCTTTACAATACGTCGTGGTGGGATTCTTACAAGCTCTCGGTGTCATCTTTTTATTCTTTCTCGCTGGTTGGCAAATTTCCCAAAAGAATTTAACTGGAATTGACTTTGTTAGTTATGTGGCAGCGGTGGCAATGTTAATCGATCCCATCGCCCATATTACCAGTAATTATAATCAATTTAAACAGGGTCAAGCCTCCATGGATCGGATTTTTGAATTGTTAGCTATTCTGCCGACAATTACCGAAAAACCGAATGCGATCAATCTGCAACCCCACAGCAAAGAAGTTGAATATTGTCAAGTAAATTTTTCTTACAATGAGGACAGACAGGTTTTAAAAAATATTAATTTTACTGCACACGCTGGCGAAACGATTGCTTTAGTGGGAGCATCGGGAGCGGGAAAAACCACTTTAGTTAATCTTTTATTGCGTTTTTATGACCCCACTGCCGGCAAGATTTTAATCGATGGGGTGGATATTCGTGATGTGACTTTAAAAAGTCTCCGGCGACAAATTGGCGTAGTTTTGCAGGAAAATATTCTCTTTTCTGGCACTATAGCCCAAAATATCGCTTTTGGCCAGGGAGATTTTAATCTGCAAGAGGTGGAAAAAGCGGCAAAAATTGCTAATGCTCATCAATTTATCAGTGAACTTTCTCAGGGTTACTATACCTATGTGGGAGAAAGGGGTGTTAATTTATCGGGTGGACAAAGACAAAGAATCGCCATCGCACGAGCGGTTTTATCTAATCCGAGAATTTTAATCTTAGATGAAGCGACTTCCGCGCTCGATTCGGAATCGGAAGCTTTAGTGCAGGAAGCTTTAGAAAGAATTATGACGGAGCGCACAGTATTTGTTATTGCTCACCGATTAGCAACTGTCAGAAAAGCTAACCGTATTTTAGTCTTAGAAAAGGGTGAAATTATTGAGGTGGGTAATCACGAGGAGTTATTAAATCTTAATGGTCGTTACGCTCAATTTCATGCTAGACAATTTCAAGATTAG
- the cysC gene encoding adenylyl-sulfate kinase, with the protein MKQRGVTVWLTGLSGAGKSTITEALQAKLIAEGYSIEVLDGDIVRTNLTKGLGFSKEDRDENIRRIGFVSNLLTRHGVIVLVSAISPYREIREEVRGKIGNFVEVFVNAPLSVCEDRDVKGLYKRARAGEIKSFTGIDDPYEPPFNPEVECRTDLETLEESVAKVWNKLTELGYIHQAVAV; encoded by the coding sequence ATGAAACAGCGCGGCGTGACGGTTTGGTTAACGGGATTGAGCGGTGCGGGGAAAAGCACGATTACCGAGGCATTACAGGCAAAATTAATCGCTGAAGGTTATTCCATTGAAGTTCTCGATGGCGATATAGTACGGACGAACCTCACCAAAGGTTTAGGATTTAGTAAAGAGGATCGCGATGAAAATATCCGTCGCATTGGTTTTGTGTCTAATTTGCTCACCCGTCACGGTGTAATTGTCCTAGTTTCGGCTATTTCTCCCTATCGTGAGATTCGCGAGGAAGTACGGGGAAAAATCGGCAATTTTGTCGAAGTTTTCGTGAATGCTCCCTTAAGCGTCTGTGAGGATCGCGATGTGAAAGGATTATATAAAAGAGCGCGTGCTGGCGAAATCAAGTCTTTTACGGGAATTGATGATCCCTATGAACCACCTTTTAACCCGGAAGTGGAATGCCGCACCGATTTAGAGACTTTAGAGGAAAGTGTCGCCAAAGTCTGGAACAAATTGACGGAATTAGGCTACATTCATCAAGCTGTGGCGGTTTAA
- the hemE gene encoding uroporphyrinogen decarboxylase, which produces MTDSPEIPYLLRAAKGEILPRPPVWMMRQAGRYMQIYRELRDKYPSFRERSENADLAIEISLQPWRAFQPDGVIMFSDILTPLAGIGIPFDIIESKGPIIDSPIRTQAQVDQLNPLDPDQSLPFIKTILKTLRQEVGNKSTVLGFVGAPWTLAAYAVEGKGSKSYSVIKGMAFSEPSVLHQFLDKLADMIATYVRYQIDCGAQVVQMFDSWAGQLTPQDYDVFALPYQQKVVRLVKETHPDTPLILYISGSAGVLERMGKSGVDIISVDWTVDLAEARQRLGKAMMVQGNIDPGVLFGSQSFIRERIIDTIRKAGNQGHILNLGHGVLVGTPEDNVRFFFETAKQFSYQD; this is translated from the coding sequence ATGACTGACTCCCCTGAAATACCTTATTTATTACGCGCTGCCAAAGGAGAAATCTTACCCCGTCCTCCCGTGTGGATGATGAGACAAGCAGGACGTTATATGCAGATTTATCGGGAATTGCGGGATAAATACCCCAGTTTTCGGGAAAGATCGGAAAATGCCGATTTAGCGATCGAAATCTCCCTGCAACCCTGGCGCGCTTTTCAACCGGATGGGGTGATCATGTTCTCCGATATCCTCACTCCCCTAGCGGGAATCGGTATTCCCTTTGATATTATCGAAAGTAAGGGGCCGATTATCGATTCTCCCATTCGTACTCAAGCGCAGGTGGACCAACTTAATCCCCTCGATCCCGATCAGTCTTTACCTTTTATCAAAACGATTTTAAAAACCCTGCGTCAAGAGGTGGGAAACAAATCCACTGTCCTCGGTTTTGTCGGAGCGCCTTGGACTTTAGCAGCATACGCAGTGGAAGGGAAAGGTTCTAAAAGTTATTCTGTGATTAAAGGGATGGCTTTTTCGGAACCCTCGGTACTGCACCAATTTTTAGATAAATTAGCGGATATGATCGCCACTTATGTCCGTTATCAAATTGATTGTGGGGCGCAAGTGGTACAAATGTTCGACTCTTGGGCGGGTCAATTAACTCCCCAAGATTACGATGTTTTTGCCTTACCCTATCAACAAAAAGTAGTTCGTTTGGTGAAAGAAACCCATCCCGATACACCGTTAATTCTCTACATTAGTGGCAGCGCCGGCGTTTTGGAAAGAATGGGTAAATCGGGGGTTGATATTATTAGCGTCGATTGGACCGTGGATCTGGCGGAAGCGAGACAGCGTTTAGGTAAAGCGATGATGGTTCAAGGTAATATCGATCCGGGGGTTTTATTCGGTTCCCAGTCCTTTATTCGCGAGCGGATTATTGATACTATTCGTAAAGCAGGTAATCAAGGTCATATTCTTAATTTAGGTCATGGTGTTTTGGTGGGAACTCCTGAAGATAACGTGCGTTTCTTCTTTGAAACTGCTAAACAATTTAGTTATCAGGACTAG
- a CDS encoding S-layer homology domain-containing protein: MVKTVSKFIRYSTIITLLGILGACSGNPALENRLAADPNLQTNPIPENSPNNQQLPANFPAEIPRYSQSELLSVQTNPDNTGGQTRWQSNDPSNAIEAFYQQELVNNNWEIITPFSGEGVNSTLTARRDNLELTITITATSPNTEYSLDYRPTGTPIASPSPSPISSPLPNLNPTSFNDLESLPNPLKSHIQDLARLGVLTGNNNQFNPNDTITRREFARWLLQANNAIYANVAGKQIRLATPNSSPAFSDVKNNDPDYIYIQGLAEAGLIPSPLTGDSSALLFRPNAPLTREDLIAWKVPLDIRKALPSANLDTIKNTWGFQDTNKINPQLVRALYADFQNAEQANIRRVFGFTTLFQPKRPVNRAEAAATLWYFGFQGDGVSAADALQGQDTQQSGVN, encoded by the coding sequence TTGGTAAAGACCGTGAGTAAGTTTATTCGCTACAGTACAATTATCACTCTGCTGGGTATTTTAGGAGCCTGTAGTGGCAATCCTGCCCTAGAAAATCGTCTGGCTGCCGATCCTAATCTACAAACAAATCCCATACCAGAAAACTCTCCTAATAACCAGCAATTACCCGCAAATTTTCCCGCAGAAATTCCTCGATATAGTCAATCAGAATTATTATCCGTGCAGACAAATCCTGATAATACCGGTGGACAAACCCGTTGGCAATCCAACGATCCCAGCAATGCGATCGAGGCTTTTTATCAACAGGAATTAGTTAATAATAATTGGGAAATTATCACTCCCTTTTCTGGGGAAGGAGTTAATAGCACCTTGACAGCCCGTCGAGATAATTTAGAATTAACTATCACCATAACTGCCACTTCTCCCAATACGGAATATAGCCTCGATTATCGTCCAACGGGAACCCCGATTGCTTCCCCTAGTCCCTCCCCCATTTCTTCCCCCTTACCCAATCTTAATCCCACCAGTTTTAACGATCTCGAATCCTTACCTAATCCCTTAAAAAGCCACATTCAAGACTTAGCTAGATTAGGAGTATTAACAGGTAATAACAATCAGTTTAACCCTAATGATACAATAACGCGCCGAGAATTTGCTCGCTGGTTGTTACAGGCTAATAATGCCATTTATGCCAATGTAGCGGGTAAACAAATCCGTTTAGCTACTCCCAATAGTTCCCCAGCTTTTAGTGATGTTAAAAATAACGATCCCGATTATATTTATATTCAAGGATTAGCGGAAGCGGGGTTAATTCCCTCTCCTTTAACGGGAGATAGTAGCGCCCTTTTATTCCGTCCCAATGCTCCTTTAACCCGGGAAGATTTAATCGCGTGGAAAGTGCCATTAGATATTAGAAAAGCTTTACCGAGTGCCAATCTTGATACGATTAAAAATACTTGGGGTTTTCAGGATACTAATAAAATTAACCCGCAGCTGGTGCGCGCTCTTTATGCCGATTTTCAAAATGCCGAACAAGCCAATATTCGGCGAGTTTTTGGTTTTACTACCCTATTTCAGCCAAAAAGACCGGTAAATCGCGCTGAAGCTGCCGCTACTTTATGGTATTTTGGTTTTCAGGGTGATGGTGTTTCTGCTGCCGATGCTTTGCAGGGTCAAGATACGCAACAGAGTGGGGTTAATTAG
- a CDS encoding heavy metal translocating P-type ATPase — protein sequence MTHQTLKLAGMSCAGCANSIERIIKSIPGVIQCQVNFGMEQVDVDYDPKRTDLNTIQAKVRDAGFRATPITEINLESRPEKELLTKLSIAIVISIILFIGSLPMMTGLSLSFIPHWLHAPLFQLILATPVQFWCGQSFYKNAWKAFKNRTATMDTLVVLGTSAAYFYSLFLTFGSDFIEKQGFNSHVYYEASAIVITLILLGRFLEKRARKETAAAIKQLMRLQAKTARVIREEQTLDLPIEEVKVGDIILVRPGEKIPVDGIIIQGSSSIDESMVTGESLPVRKTVNQQVIGATINKTGSLQMQALRVGKDTVLAQIVRLVQTAQASKAPIQRLVDRVTAYFVPVVMIIAVITFLFWILRTGNLTLALITMVEVLIIACPCALGLATPTSIMVGTGQGAKQGILIKNAESLELAQGITTIVLDKTGTLTQGKPTVTDFLTREGVGDGRELSLLQLVVSVENHSEHPLGEAIVKYGRLNAIKTLEVSEFDSITGSGLQGKVGSDFVQIGTQQWLESQGIETKVLKKVAHDWEWQKKTVAWIAVNGGLEGVIAISDVLKPFSSSVVAKLKKMGLEVMMMTGDNLETAEAIASELGIRRFFAALRPQQKAEKIEYLQKKGKIVAMVGDGINDAIALAQADLGIAIGTGTDVAIAASDITLISGDLQGIVTAIELSRATMRNIKENLFFAFIYNLIAIPIAAGVLYPFLLNPIIAGAAMALSSLSVVTNALRLRRVHPRVEG from the coding sequence ATGACCCATCAAACTCTCAAACTCGCCGGGATGAGTTGCGCTGGTTGTGCTAATTCGATCGAACGGATAATTAAATCTATCCCCGGAGTGATTCAATGTCAAGTTAATTTTGGCATGGAACAGGTGGATGTGGACTATGATCCCAAGCGTACCGATCTTAACACTATTCAAGCAAAAGTTAGGGATGCCGGTTTCCGGGCTACACCGATAACGGAAATTAATCTCGAATCCAGGCCAGAAAAAGAACTTCTCACTAAACTATCGATCGCTATTGTTATTAGCATTATACTTTTTATCGGTTCTTTGCCGATGATGACGGGTTTATCTCTATCTTTTATTCCCCACTGGTTACACGCTCCCTTATTCCAATTAATTCTCGCTACTCCCGTCCAATTTTGGTGTGGTCAAAGTTTTTATAAAAATGCTTGGAAAGCCTTTAAAAACCGCACTGCCACCATGGACACTTTAGTAGTTTTGGGAACCAGTGCCGCCTATTTTTATTCCCTGTTTTTAACCTTCGGGAGCGATTTTATCGAAAAACAGGGGTTTAATTCCCATGTCTATTACGAAGCATCAGCTATCGTCATTACTCTGATTTTACTCGGTCGTTTCCTCGAAAAACGTGCCAGAAAAGAAACGGCCGCCGCTATTAAACAATTAATGAGATTACAGGCAAAAACTGCTAGGGTGATTAGGGAAGAACAGACGCTAGATCTACCGATCGAAGAGGTAAAAGTAGGAGATATAATTTTAGTGCGTCCGGGAGAAAAAATTCCCGTCGATGGCATAATTATCCAAGGCAGTTCTAGCATTGATGAATCGATGGTGACAGGGGAAAGTTTACCCGTGCGAAAAACCGTCAATCAACAGGTAATCGGGGCGACAATTAATAAAACCGGTAGCCTACAAATGCAAGCGTTACGAGTGGGAAAAGATACGGTTTTAGCTCAGATTGTCCGATTAGTGCAAACCGCACAAGCATCAAAAGCACCTATACAAAGATTAGTCGATCGAGTGACCGCTTATTTTGTGCCGGTGGTGATGATTATTGCGGTAATAACTTTCTTATTTTGGATTCTCCGCACGGGTAATCTCACCCTCGCTTTGATTACAATGGTGGAAGTCTTAATTATCGCCTGTCCCTGTGCGCTAGGATTAGCTACACCCACCTCGATTATGGTGGGAACAGGACAGGGAGCAAAACAGGGAATTTTAATTAAAAATGCCGAAAGTTTAGAATTAGCCCAGGGCATTACTACTATTGTTCTAGATAAAACCGGAACTCTCACCCAGGGTAAACCAACGGTGACGGACTTCTTGACTCGCGAAGGGGTGGGGGATGGACGGGAATTATCGCTGCTGCAGTTAGTCGTATCGGTGGAGAATCATTCTGAACACCCGTTAGGAGAAGCAATAGTTAAATATGGGCGGTTAAACGCCATTAAAACCCTAGAAGTAAGCGAATTTGACTCAATAACCGGGTCAGGATTGCAGGGAAAAGTCGGGTCAGATTTCGTGCAAATTGGTACACAACAATGGTTAGAAAGTCAAGGGATCGAAACAAAAGTTCTTAAAAAAGTCGCCCACGATTGGGAATGGCAGAAAAAAACCGTGGCTTGGATAGCGGTTAACGGTGGTTTAGAGGGGGTTATCGCCATTTCCGACGTTTTAAAACCTTTTTCTTCTTCAGTGGTCGCCAAGCTCAAAAAAATGGGCTTAGAGGTGATGATGATGACGGGGGACAACCTCGAAACCGCAGAAGCGATCGCCAGCGAGTTGGGTATCCGGCGTTTTTTTGCCGCACTCCGTCCCCAACAAAAAGCCGAAAAAATCGAATATTTGCAGAAAAAAGGGAAAATAGTCGCCATGGTTGGAGATGGCATCAATGATGCGATCGCATTGGCGCAAGCGGACTTAGGTATTGCCATTGGCACGGGGACCGATGTAGCGATCGCTGCGAGCGATATAACCTTAATTTCGGGAGATTTACAGGGAATTGTGACTGCTATTGAGTTAAGTCGGGCAACAATGCGAAATATCAAAGAAAATCTCTTTTTTGCTTTTATTTATAACCTGATTGCCATTCCCATCGCTGCCGGAGTCCTCTATCCTTTTCTGCTCAATCCGATTATTGCCGGTGCTGCCATGGCTTTAAGTTCCCTTTCCGTGGTGACGAATGCTTTACGATTGCGTCGAGTTCATCCCAGGGTGGAGGGATAA
- a CDS encoding NAD-dependent epimerase/dehydratase family protein produces the protein MKKIFLTGVSGCIGHYIAEILLENPDYELYFLVRNPEKLKFTYQGRSNVHILLGDMQNIGVYADLLKTMNIAVLIATSWGGEEESYQINVVKTLELISYLDAQICEKVLYFSTASILNQNNQPLPEAGEIGTNYIRTKYICYSKFAHLEIADKIITLYPTFVLGGDENKPYSHIYGGLPDVLKYIGLVRWFQADGSFHFIHAKDIAQVVNYLIENPAPESKIVLGNQRTTANQAVEEICTYLNKKIYFRIPLSLTIANFFIKVFNLQMEAWDRFAMNYRHFTHIKTYTPADFGLKNYCSTLDDVLTLRGIPRKKP, from the coding sequence ATGAAAAAAATATTTCTAACGGGTGTGAGTGGCTGTATTGGGCATTATATCGCTGAGATTTTACTGGAAAATCCCGACTATGAATTATATTTTTTAGTTCGTAATCCAGAGAAGTTAAAATTTACTTACCAAGGGCGATCAAATGTTCATATACTTTTAGGCGATATGCAAAATATTGGGGTATATGCCGATCTTTTAAAAACAATGAATATAGCGGTTTTAATCGCTACCAGTTGGGGAGGAGAGGAGGAAAGTTATCAGATTAATGTGGTAAAAACCCTAGAATTAATTAGTTATTTAGATGCTCAAATCTGCGAGAAAGTCCTCTACTTTTCTACTGCCAGCATTCTCAATCAAAATAATCAACCTTTACCGGAAGCTGGGGAGATAGGAACTAATTATATCCGCACTAAATATATTTGTTATAGTAAATTTGCTCACCTAGAAATCGCCGATAAAATTATCACTTTATACCCCACTTTTGTCTTAGGTGGTGACGAAAATAAACCCTATTCTCATATCTATGGGGGTTTACCGGATGTGTTGAAATATATCGGTTTAGTGCGTTGGTTTCAAGCTGATGGCAGTTTTCATTTTATCCATGCCAAAGATATAGCTCAAGTGGTGAATTATTTAATCGAAAATCCCGCACCAGAAAGCAAAATTGTCCTAGGCAATCAACGCACAACAGCTAACCAAGCAGTGGAGGAAATCTGTACTTATTTAAACAAAAAAATCTATTTTCGCATTCCTTTATCTTTAACCATTGCTAACTTTTTTATCAAAGTTTTTAACTTGCAGATGGAAGCATGGGACCGTTTTGCCATGAATTATCGCCACTTCACCCACATAAAAACCTATACTCCTGCTGATTTTGGTTTAAAAAACTATTGTTCCACCCTCGATGATGTTTTAACCCTGCGAGGAATTCCCCGAAAAAAACCCTAA